In one Solanum dulcamara chromosome 1, daSolDulc1.2, whole genome shotgun sequence genomic region, the following are encoded:
- the LOC129900509 gene encoding GRF1-interacting factor 1-like has translation MQQQHLMQMQPIMAAYYPTTDHIQQFLDENKSLILKIVESQNSGKISECAESQAKLQRNLMYLAAIADSQPQPPSMHSQLVSGGMMQGGAHYLQQQQEAHQLTTQSLMDAARSSSMLYGQQQQQQQQAAYHSQQLGMSSSGGGTSGGLHMLQSENTHSASMSLGGGDGGGGFPDFGRGLGSGNKLEMGSSMSDQGRGGSSTGHGCDGGENLYLKSSEDGN, from the exons ATGCAACAGCAGCACCTGATGCAGATGCAGCCCATTATGGCAGCCTATTATCCCACTACTGATCATATTCAACAG TTCCTAGATGAGAACAAATCACTAATTCTGAAGATTGTTGAAAGCCAAAACTCTGGGAAAATAAGTGAATGTGCAGA GTCACAAGCTAAACTTCAGAGAAATCTTATGTACCTTGCAGCTATTGCTGATTCACAGCCCCAGCCTCCTAGTATGCATTCACAG TTagtttctggtgggatgatGCAGGGAGGGGCACATTAcctgcaacaacaacaagaagccCATCAACTAACAACACAATCGCTTATGGATGCAGCAAGATCCTCCTCAATGCTCTatggacaacaacaacaacaacaacaacaagcagCCTATCATAGCCAGCAACTAGGAATGAGCAGCTCTGGTGGTGGAACCAGTGGTGGACTTCACATGCTACAAAGTGAAAACACTCATAGTGCTAGCATGTCACTTGGTGGTGGCGATGGTGGTGGTGGCTTCCCCGACTTTGGCAGAGGATTAGGCAGTGGAAACAAGCTTGAAATGGGAAGTTCTATGTCTGATCAAGGACGTGGCGGGAGCTCGACTGGTCATGGTTGTGATGGAGGTGAGAATCTTTACTTGAAATCTTCTGAAGATGGGAATTAA